The DNA window TGGCTCGACAAGTATGGCCCCAACACCGCTTTCTTCTGCACCAACGACGCCGAAACCGAACCTCTGCTGAAGAGGATCGCCGAGAGCAAGGGGTTCTTCATCGAAGCCGATCTTCCTTCGCCTCTGATGGGCTACCCCGGCGCGCTGGGCGTCGAGCTTTCCGACGTGGCGGGCGATTTCCCCGCGATCCTGAAACGCGTTGAAGACGCCGTTGTCGCCAAGGGCGGCGCCGGACGTATGGGCACTTGGGCATATTCCTACGGCTTCACGACTACGTTCGCGCTGGGCGAGTATGCCAAGAGCTGCATCGAGAAGGACGTTTCCCCGAAGAATTTCCGCCGCAACTTCAAGCGCGAAGACCTTCTTGCCGCATATAACGGCGCTACGCCGGGCGCAAAGTGGAACGGCACCGTTTACATGGATGCCAACACGGGACTCGAGCTGAAGAACAACATCCTCGTCTATCAGGATACCTACATCTTTGGCAAGGGCTACCTCAACATGACCGACGAAGTCGTTCCTGAAAAATATCTGCAGCTGAAATAGCAAAACTTTATGCGGCAAAAACGGAGCGGGGGGAGTAATTTCGACCTCCCCCGCTCTGTTTTTTAAGCGTTCGTTGCGAGAGGCGGCCTAAAATTCTGAAAATATACGGCAGCAATCACTGCTTTAAAAGGGAACATACTCTGACGCTGATGAATGTGGCGTCGGAAGAATGCAATAAATCAAATTCTGACCGCTTAAGCGGCGTTTTATCCAGTAAAGGAGGTACTCGTCCATGGGAGGAGAACCTTTGCTTCGTGTGGAACAAATAGGCAAAGCCTATTTTGGGAATCGAGTTCTTAAGAATATTTCGTTCAGCCTGGGCAAGGGGCGGATCCTTGGTCTGGTCGGGGAGAACGGCGCGGGAAAGTCGACGCTGATGAACATTCTGTTCGGCATGAATGTGATCGCCGAGACGGGAGGCTACGAGGGGAAGTTTTACATCAGCGGCAAGGAAGCTGATTTCCGCAGCCCGAACGATGCGCTGGAGGCCGGCATCGGCATGGTCCATCAGGAATTTTCGCTGATTCCTGGCTTTTCGGTCACGGAGAATATCGTTCTCAATCGCGAGTCTCTCGTTTACAATCCTCTGGTTGAAGCTTTCGGCGATCGCCTGAAGACGCTGAACCGCGCCGACATGAAACTCCGCGCCGAAGAGGCGATCAAAAAGCTGAATTTCTCGCTCGACGGCGAGACGCTTATTTCCGAACTTCCCGTCGGGCATAAAGAGTTCACCGAAATCGCCCGCGAGATCGACAAGAGCAAAACGCAGCTTCTGGTTCTCGACGAACCCACGGCCGTCTTGACCGAGAGCGAAGCGGAGATCCTGCTTGATTCGATGCGCCGTCTGGCCAAAAACGGCATCGCGATCATTTTCATCTCGCACCGCCTGCGCGAGGTCATGGAAGTCTGCGACGACATCGTCGTTCTGCGCGACGGAGAAGTGGTGCTGACGACGGAGCCGTCGAAAACGACCGTGCGCGAGATCGCCAGCAGCATGGTGGGACGCAACATTGAAAAGGCGGCTCAGGGCGATGCGGAGGAGCGCAAGTTCGGGCGGGAAATCCTGAAGGTCCGCAATCTATGGGTCGATATGCCCGGTGAAACGGTGCGCGATGTCAATCTCGACATCAAGGAAGGCGAAATCTTTGGTATCGGCGGTCTGGCCGGACAGGGAAAACTTGGCATCTCGAACGGCATTATGGGGCTTTATGCGTCTGGAGGAGCGGTGGAATTCGACAGCAAGGCCGTACAGCTGAACGACCCAACCTCGCCCTTGTCGATGGGAATCTCCTCGGTTTCCGAGGATCGCCGCGGCGTCGGTTTGCTGCTCGACGAATCGATCGCGTGGAATATCATCTTTACGTCATTGCAGAATCAGAAACGTTTTCTCAAGCCGTCGTGCGGCGGTCTGGTCAAGGTTCGCGACGACAACGCTATTTTGGAATGCGCCAGAAAGTACATTCAGGAGCTGGAGATCAAGTGCGTCAGCCCGAAACAGCGCGTGCGCGAGCTCTCCGGCGGAAATCAGCAGAAGATCTGTCTGGCCAAAGCTTTCGAGACGCATCCGAGACTGCTTTTCGTTTCGGAACCGACGCGCGGCATCGACGTCGGCGCGAAAAAAGTCGTGCTCGATACGTTGAAGAGGTACAACCGCGAACTCGGCATGACCATCGTGATGATCTCTTCCGAACTGGAAGAGCTGCGTTCGATCTGCGACCGCATCGCGATCATCGACAAGGGAACGGTCGTCGGCATCAAGCCCGCTTCCGCTTCCTCGGAGGAGTTCGGCTATCTGATGCTTGGTACCAGCGAGGAGGCTGCGAATCAATGAAAGACATCAAGAATTTTATCGAGGATGTTGGCTGGCCGCGAATCCTCATCGCGTTATTCCTGCTCTCGTTATTTGTGCTTGCCCCGTTTGTCGGCGTCCGTCTTGACGCGTCGATCAACGACACTTTGGTGCGTTTTGGCATGAACGGCGTCATGGTGCTGGCCATGGTGCCGATGGTCCAGTCGGGCTGCGGCCTCAACTTCGGTCTGCCACTCGGCATCATCGCCGGACTGCTTGGTGCCGTGACGAGCGTCGAGCTCGAAGTCACCGGACTGCCGGGCATCCTCACCGCCATGCTGATCGCCACGCCCATCGCCATTGTGCTGGGATGGTGCTACGGGCTTCTGCTCAACAAGGTCAAAGGCAGCGAGATGATGATCGCCACCTACGTGGGCTTTTCGTCCGTCGCTTTGATGTGCATCATGTGGCTGGTATTGCCTTACAAGAGCCCGAACATGGTCTGGGGCTATGCCGGCAAGGGACTGCGCACGACCATCTCCATCGAAGCTTTCTGGCAGAACGCCATCAGCGGCATCGGCGCGTTTCGCATCAACGAGTTCTTGGCGTTTCCCACGGGAATGTTTCTCTTCTTCCTGCTGCTGTGCTGCGTGATGTCCCTTTTTATGCGGACCCGCACCGGAACGGCCATGACCATCGTCGGTTCCAATCCCGATTATGCCCGCGCCAGCGGCGTGAACATCGACAAGATGCGCACGCTGTCGGTCATCCTTTCTACGTGGCTGGGCGCGATCGGCATCATCATGTACGAACAGTGCTTCGGTTTCGTTCAGCTTTATATGGGGCCTTTTTACATGGCGTTTCCAGCTGTGGCCGCGATCCTGATCGGCGGCGCCTCCGTGAAAAAAGCCAACATCGTCAACGTGATCGTCGGAACGATCCTGTTCCAGGGGATTCTGACGATGACGCCGTCGGTTATCAACAGCATGATCCAGACCGATATGTCTGAAGTCATTCGTATCATTGTGTCGAATGGCATGATCCTGTACGCTCTGACTCGTGTGACGAAGGTGAGATCCTGATGAACAATACGAATAAATTCAAGATGTTCCTGATCAGGAACGCGGTGCCCATTGTCTTTCTCGTCGTGAGCGCGATTGCAATTCCCATTTCTCGGTTTTCGCTCGACTATCTGGTTCAGGAGATGCTGATCCGCCTGTCGCGCAACTCGTTCCTCGTCCTTTCGCTGCTCGTCCCCATTATGGCGGGAATGGGGCTGAACTTCGGCATGGTCCTGGGGGCTATGGCGGGGCAGCTCGGGCTGATCTTCGTCAGCGACTGGAACGTTGTCGGCCTGAACGGCATGGTGCTCGCCGCGGTCATCGCCACGCCGCTGGCGATCTTTTTCGGCTGGATCTGCGGCGTTGTCCTGAACAAGGCCCGCGGCCGCGAGATGGTCACTTCCTATATTCTGGGATTTTTCATGAACGGCGTTTACCAGCTGGCGGTTTTGTACGGATTTGGCAGCATCGTGCCGATTACGAACACGAAACTCGTGCTGTCGAGAGGATACGGAATCAGAAACACGATCAACCTCGACAGCATTCGCCGTTGTCTTGACGACTTGATTCCGCTTGAAATCTTTGGAATTCAGATTCCCGTCGCAACGTTTATCGTCATTGGCCTCTTCTGCCTGTTTATCGTTTGGTTCCGCAAGACCAAACTGGGGCAGGACATGCGCGCGACCGGACAGGACATGGGCGTGGCCGATTCGGCGGGCATTCCCGTGCTGCGCACCCGCGTCATTTCCATTGTGATCTCGACGGTGCTGGCCTGCTACGGGCAGATTATTTTCCTGCAAAACGTCGGGACGATGAACACCTACAACAGTCACGAACAGGCCGGCGTGTTCGCCATCGCCTCGCTGCTGGTCGGCGGCGCGAGCGTCAGCCGCGCTTCCATCTTGAACGTTTTCGTCGGCGTGATCCTGTTCCATCTGATGTTCGTCGTGTCGCCGATGGCCGGCAAATATCTGACCGGCGACGCTCAGATCGGCGAATTTTTCCGCGTCTTTGTGTCGTACGGCATCATTTCGCTGGCGCTGGTGCTTCACGCCTGGAGACGGCACGCCGATCGCGAAATTGCCCGCGCGCAGTTCCGCGGTCAGAATGCGGACGGAGGCACGAAAAAATGAAGATGAAAAGAGTCCTTGTGAATCTCGCGATAATTTTTGTTTTTGCGGCGCTTGGCTGGTACTGCTACGACCATGGCAAGGCTTACGACTTCATCGTCGAAAACGTCGCCTGCCAGGATGAGGGGCAGACCGTCGGGGCGATGGAGGCCGTTCAGATCTCCATCGATTCCGGAGAAGGAAAGATCCTTTATGCCGACGACCGCGACCAGGCCGTCGCGATCGGCAGCGGCACGCACAGAGCCAGAATCGATGTCCTCGATATGAACGACAAACCGATCGAAGGGCAGAGCCGGGTTTTCGCTTTCAAGCTGTCAGCGCTTGGAAAAAAGCCCGTTCTGAACGTTCCCTTTGCGTACAGGCACGGCAGTCCCGCCGCGAAATAACGAATCTGTCGAGGAATAAAGGGCGCGCGTCGCGTTTTTCATAGATAAAATACTGAAAAAACTCGCTTCTCTCTTGACAGAAACTGATCTTTGAAGTAAGTTTTACAGGCTGCTGGAAAGAAATATCCGTCCAATTTCTTTTGTGCGAAGGAGTAACATGATCAATGTCCAAGAATGTCAACAGAAAGGTCACTCCCAAGGGAAAGATTGTTCGCCGTCTTGGCGCCAACGTATTCGGCAACCCCAAGTACGATAAGCTGCTGGGCAAGAAGGCCACGCCTCCCGGAGGAGCGCCCCGTCGTCGTGCGAAGCAGTCCATTTATGGGCTTCAGCTTCAGGAGAAGCAGAAGATTCGTCTTGCCTACGGTGTGAGCGAGAAACAGCTTCGCGCCGTTTACGTCGCCGCCAAGAAGATGGATGGCGTTACCGGCAGCAACATGCTGATTCTGCTCGAGAGCCGCTTCGACAACGTGGTCTATCGCCTCGGCTACTGCGTCACCCGTCCTCAGGCCCGTCAGCTTGTTCGTCACGGTCATTTCCTCGTGAACGGCCGCAAGGTCGATATGCCCGGCGTGCGTCTCAATCCCGGCGACGTCGTCACCGTTCGCGAGAACAGCGCCGAGATGGTGGTTCTCAAGCAGAACCTCGAAGCGGCGGCAGCGGTTTCCAAGCCCGCGTGGCTGACTCTCGAAGGCGGCAAGGGAACGATCGTTCGTCTGCCCGAACGGGCGGATATCCCCAACATCGCCGACGAGCAGGTCGTCGTCGAGTTCTACTCCAAGTAAAAAAGCTTCGTGTTTTTGGCCCGTCCGGGAGGACGGGCTTTTTCTATTTTTCCCGCAGAAAACGAAACGGCACGTGTCGTGGAGAAAATCCTCGACGTCGGCTGTTTTTTCAGCTAAAATACATCTATCGGCACAGAATATTTTTACTCTCTGGAGGCTGCGATCATGACTTATAAGATAATTCTCCTGCGTCACGGCGAGAGTCAATGGAACAGAGAAAATCGTTTCACCGGCTGGACCGACGTGCCGCTGTCGGAGAAAGGAATCGAAGAAGCGCGTTCCGCCGGGCAGCTCATGAGGGAAGAGGGCTTTGTGTTCGACAAAGCTTACACGTCCTGCCTCAAGCGCGCCATCAAGACGCTGTGGCTCGCCCTGGAAGAACTTGACCAGATGTGGATCCCCGTCGTCAAAGACTGGCGTTTGAATGAACGCCATTACGGCGCTCTGCAGGGATACAACAAGGCCGAAATGGCCGAAAAAGCGGGCGAAGCCCAGGTGAAACTGTGGCGCCGCAGCTACGACGTGCCGCCGCCCCCCCTGACGCGCGACGATCCTCGGTATCCCGGCAACGACCCACGGTACGTGAATCTGAGCCCGGCCGAACTGCCCACGACCGAATGTCTGAAAGACACCGTCGCCCGCGTGCTGCCCTACTGGAACGAGGTGATCTGTCCGGAGATCGCGGCAGGGCGACGGCTGATCGTCGCGGCGCACGGCAACAGCCTCAGGGCGCTGGTCAAATACCTTGACGGCATCGGCGACGAGGAGATCGTCGGGCTCAACATCCCCACGGGGATCCCTCTGCTTTACGAGCTGGACGAAAATCTGCGCCCCGTTTCGCATCGTTACCTCGGCGATCCCGAAGCCGCGAAGGCCGCGGCGGAAGCCGTTGCCAATCAGGCCCGAAGAAAGTAATCTGACGGCGCACGAGGACCGGAGGCAGTTTCCGGTCCTTTTTTGCGGCGCGCCACGTGAAGCGGCCTTTTCATGGCGGCTGCGAAGAGAGGAGAATTCATGCAGAATTTTTACTGGTACGTGATTTGCGCTCTCAAAGCGATTTTTTGCCGACTGCCGCACAAAACGGCGGTCCGGTTGGGCGACTTGTTGGGAAGGGTCATGTGGCTGGTCTGCAAAAGCAGAGTCGACAAGGCGGAAGTGCGCTGCGTGCGCGCGCTGGGCGTCGGCGTCACACCGGCGCGTCGGATCGTCCTCGCCTCTTACCGCAATATCGGCAGGGCTGTGGCGGAAACGCTGCGCCTTCCCAAGATCGCGGCGACTGTCGAACGATATGTCGCTTTGCAGGGCGAAGAAAACCTTCGTCAGGCGCTTGCCCGCGGCCGCGGCGTCATCCTCCTGCTGGGACATCTCGACAACTGGGAGATCGCCAACATCTGCGTGTCGAAAAAATATCCGCTCAACGTCGTCGCGGCGAATCAGCGTGATCAGCGCATCACCGACCTGCTCATGAAGCTTCGTTCATTGGCCGGTTCGCGGAACGTGCAGAAAGGGCAGGGGTTGAAAGGCGCGATCCGCTGCTTGCGAAACGGCGAAGTGCTGTGCGTTCTTCACGATCAGGATGCCAAGGAACGGGGGCTTGTCGTCCCCTTCCTGGGGCTGCCGGCCAGCACGCCGACGGGCGTGGCCAAACTGGCCGCGAAGTTCGGCGCGGCCGTGGTGCCGACGCACATCGTACGGGAACCCGACGGCTTTACCCATCGGGTGATTTTCGAGACGGCGCTCGCGGAGCTCTCCGGAGCCGTGTTCGGCGAAAACGAAGAAAGCTGTCTGAAAATGTGCAACGACCGCATCAGCTCCTGGATCCGCGAGCGTCCCGGACAATGGCTGTTGTGGCTTTATCCGCGCTGGGCCAGCACGGTGCCGGGGGATCGCTGAAATGTATTTGGGCATCGATCCGGGACGGCAGAAATTCGGCTGGGCGCTTGGCGACGCTGAAGGCACGCTTGTGGCGTCGGGGATCGTGCCGGCGGAAAGGCTTGAGGATTTCGTCCTGAAAGCCGCTCGCTTCTGCAAAGGCTGCGAAGAATGGCTGCTCGAGGGAAAACTTCCCGAAGGCGGAAAGATCGCCAAAGTCTTCTGCGGCGACGGCACCGGCCACGCACGCTTTGTGCGGGAACTGGCGCGCCATTTTGAAGTGGCGCTTGTCGAAGAACTGAACACGACGCTGGAAGCGCGTAGTCTGTACTGGGACATGCATCCGCCGCGGGGGCTGAAACGGCTCGTGCCGCTCTCGCTGCTGATGCCGCCGCGCTGCCTCGACGATCTGGCGGCGTTCTGCATCCTGCGTCGGGCGCTTGCCGCCGACGCCGACTGAATCAAACGGAGGACTAAGATTGAAGAAGGACAATAGAGGCATCCGCGTTTTTCTGGAAGAGTTCGTTCTATGTTACGCCGTGATCAAATGGACGGCGTTGGCCGTGCTGTCGGGTCTTGTCGTCGGCGGCGCGGTCAGCCTGTTCGTCGAGTTGCTCGAGTTCTCCATCGGCGTTGCGGGAAAACTGACGGGGATCTGGCATTACGCCATCCTGCCGCTGGGATTGACCGCCAGCACCCTGATGGTCCATTATCTGGCGCCGGACGCCAGCGGTCACGGCACCGAAAAAGTCGTCGAGGCCGTTCACGAGCGGGCCGGGCAGATCGACGTCAAAGTCGTGCCGGTCAAAATGATCACCACGATCGTTACCGTCGCCGCCGGCGGCTCGGCGGGCAAGGAAGGCCCGGCTACGCAGATCGCCGCCGGGCTGACTTCGACGCTGGCCAGGCTGCTGAAGTTCAACGATCTGGATAAAAAGAAGCTCGTCGTCTGCGGCGTTTCCGCCGGTTTTGCCGCCGTTTTCGGCACGCCGGTGGCCGGCGCGGTCTTCGCGCTCGAAGTCCTGTACATCGGCCAAATCTTTTACGACGTGCTCTTCGCCTCGTTCCTGAGCGGCGTCGTCGCCTGGCGCACAGCGCTGCTGCTGGGACTGAAATATTCGTTCTTCCCCGTGGCGGAGCATCTGCCGCTCTTTTCGCCGCAGAACTTCCTTTGGACCTTAGCTGCCGGCGTCTTCTTTGGCCTTGTTTCCCTGTGCTTCATCGAGATCATGAACTTCTCCGAGAAATGGTTCCATGACCTGAAAACGCCGCTGACCGTCAAGGCCCTGATCGGTTCGGCGCTGATCCTGATTTTGACCTGGTGCGTCGGCGATTCTTATTTCGGACTCAGCGAAGCGGGCATGGTCTCCGTGCTTCATGGCGGCCGCGTCTCCCCGTGGGCGTGGCTCTGGAAGATCCTCATGACCGTGCTGACGCTCTCCTGCGGCGGCAGCGGCGGCGTCGTGACGCCGATCTTCTTCATCGGCGCGTCGGCTGGCGCGGCCTTTGCCTCGTTCTTCGGGCTGAACACGATCGCCTACGCTTCTTGGGGTTTGGTCGGCGTTCTCGCGGGCAGCGCCAACGCGCCGTTGGCTTCCACGATCATGGCCGTCGAACTGCTAGGCGGCCAGGCAGCGCCGTTTGCCGCGGTCGTCAGCGTCACCGCGTTCATGATCGTCGGGCATCGCAGCGTCTATCCCAGCCAGCTCCTGCAGCGTTCCAAATCCTCTCTGCTCGACGTTCCCGAGAGGGGACGGCGCATCGATCGAAACCTGACCGTCCCCGTGCCGGAACGTTCGCCCGTGCTGGGGCATTTGTCCCTGCGCATGAAACGCAAAAAATAAGGCCGGAGTATGGCGGCTGTTGAAAAAGCGCCGGACGTTCCTCGAGGCAGGAACATCCGGCGCTTTTTTCGTTGATGTTGATTTTCAATGAATACCTTTCCTCCCGCCTTTTAGAAATCGAAGAAGCGCAATGATTTGCAATGGCGCTTTCGGCCGGGAGTTTTCATGACCATTGGATATACGCTTAAGAAGTGCTTAAAATATGTCATAATACTCCTTGAGGAATCATCCTCCCGGAGGTCAGCATGAGTTTCCGAGTCAAACTGATGAAAAACAAGGACAGACTTTACGCGGCCATCGTCGAGGAGACTTACAATCCTTTCATCAAACGCAATTGCGGAAAAACGATCCGCACCTACGGCGACCTCAACAAACGCCGCCTCACAGAGCCGGACATCGACGCAAGGATTCAGGCGGATCTCGCTGAGTTGAAGGCAAACGCGGATCTTGCAGGACGGCTCAAAGCGCAGACGCTCAAGGAGCGGGCGGCTGTCTTCGAATCAAACAATAAACCGGACTGCGCGGGCATTTATAACTACGGCATCGCCCTTTACCGCAGATTATGGGAACGCCTTGGTCTGGACGTCTGGTTCAAACAGTATCGGCGCAATCACCGACTCAAGTTCGACTTCGACCTTGCCGCGTTCTTCCTCGCCGCCATGCGTATTCTGGCGCCCTGTTCAAAAAAACGGACGCACGAATACAGCGGGAATTTCGTTTTCGACTTCTCTTCCCTCACCCAGGCGGACCTTTATGAAACCCTCGGACTCCTGAGCAGGGGCAAGGATGTCCTGATACGTAACGTCAACAGGGGATCGCGGAGATTTACGAGCGAACGATGACCGTCGCGCTTTACGACTGCACCACGTTTTACTTCGAGAGTTTCGATTCCGACGGACTTCGCGCGCGCGGGATGTCCAAGGAGAAGGTAACATGTCGGAAATCAAGACCATGCTGCAGGTCGTCCGAAAGCACAAGGCGGATTCCGGACTGAAGAACGTCACGGTCATCGCGGATCGCGGACTCAACTGCAAGCTTAACCTGCAGCACCTTGCGGAAGAGGGCTTTGATTACATCGCGGCCCAGAGCGTCAGTCGGCTGAAAAAGGATGTGAAGGAGCGGGTTCTTTCCGAGGAGAACTGGGAACACAGCGAACGGTATCACGAGGACGTGTTCAGGATGAAGCGTCTGGACGCCGGAACACATCCGCGGGCACTTCCTCGTCTGTTACCTTGCGATGGTTCTGGAGCGTCTTTCCTGTCACCTCATCCGCATGAAGGGCATCGGGAACATCTCGCCTCGCAAGCTCATTGAACTCATGCGCCAGCAGAACGTCACTGTCTTGACCGGCAGAGCCAGGAGCACGCCCATTGGCCTTCGTCTGGGACACGACGGCAGCTCGCCGGAGAGAAAGAACGCGGACATCGCGTCGGCCGTCGCCGTGATGCAGATCTTTGGAATCGACCCTGTCAATATGATGGAAGCCTATCCTGATCTCAAGTACAAACTGGCTTGTCGACTGCCTTTTGCTGCACGGGAGGCGACAGCAGGGATTATCCGTAGATCTCGCGGTTGAAAATAATCGCGCTCACTCTTGATGCTGCTTGAGCTTGGCTTCGGTTTCCTTGGAAAAGTCGGGAAAAAAATGAAAGCGGCGTAACGAAAAAGGCACGGCGATCAGTTTATTGATCGCCGTGCCTTTTCCGTTGGAACGTTTGATGCCGCCGTTTTGCGGATTACTGACGGGGGGTGGCGATGATCACGGCGCCGCGGGGATCGAACGAGGCCTGGGCGCTGGCGCCGCCGGCGCGGATCTGGGTGCCGGGCAGGAAAGGAACGGACAGGCTCAGGACGGAGCGCGGATCGCCGATCGCCAGCTCGGCGTGATAGTCGAG is part of the Pyramidobacter porci genome and encodes:
- a CDS encoding sugar ABC transporter ATP-binding protein — its product is MGGEPLLRVEQIGKAYFGNRVLKNISFSLGKGRILGLVGENGAGKSTLMNILFGMNVIAETGGYEGKFYISGKEADFRSPNDALEAGIGMVHQEFSLIPGFSVTENIVLNRESLVYNPLVEAFGDRLKTLNRADMKLRAEEAIKKLNFSLDGETLISELPVGHKEFTEIAREIDKSKTQLLVLDEPTAVLTESEAEILLDSMRRLAKNGIAIIFISHRLREVMEVCDDIVVLRDGEVVLTTEPSKTTVREIASSMVGRNIEKAAQGDAEERKFGREILKVRNLWVDMPGETVRDVNLDIKEGEIFGIGGLAGQGKLGISNGIMGLYASGGAVEFDSKAVQLNDPTSPLSMGISSVSEDRRGVGLLLDESIAWNIIFTSLQNQKRFLKPSCGGLVKVRDDNAILECARKYIQELEIKCVSPKQRVRELSGGNQQKICLAKAFETHPRLLFVSEPTRGIDVGAKKVVLDTLKRYNRELGMTIVMISSELEELRSICDRIAIIDKGTVVGIKPASASSEEFGYLMLGTSEEAANQ
- a CDS encoding ABC transporter permease subunit; protein product: MKDIKNFIEDVGWPRILIALFLLSLFVLAPFVGVRLDASINDTLVRFGMNGVMVLAMVPMVQSGCGLNFGLPLGIIAGLLGAVTSVELEVTGLPGILTAMLIATPIAIVLGWCYGLLLNKVKGSEMMIATYVGFSSVALMCIMWLVLPYKSPNMVWGYAGKGLRTTISIEAFWQNAISGIGAFRINEFLAFPTGMFLFFLLLCCVMSLFMRTRTGTAMTIVGSNPDYARASGVNIDKMRTLSVILSTWLGAIGIIMYEQCFGFVQLYMGPFYMAFPAVAAILIGGASVKKANIVNVIVGTILFQGILTMTPSVINSMIQTDMSEVIRIIVSNGMILYALTRVTKVRS
- a CDS encoding ABC transporter permease, coding for MNNTNKFKMFLIRNAVPIVFLVVSAIAIPISRFSLDYLVQEMLIRLSRNSFLVLSLLVPIMAGMGLNFGMVLGAMAGQLGLIFVSDWNVVGLNGMVLAAVIATPLAIFFGWICGVVLNKARGREMVTSYILGFFMNGVYQLAVLYGFGSIVPITNTKLVLSRGYGIRNTINLDSIRRCLDDLIPLEIFGIQIPVATFIVIGLFCLFIVWFRKTKLGQDMRATGQDMGVADSAGIPVLRTRVISIVISTVLACYGQIIFLQNVGTMNTYNSHEQAGVFAIASLLVGGASVSRASILNVFVGVILFHLMFVVSPMAGKYLTGDAQIGEFFRVFVSYGIISLALVLHAWRRHADREIARAQFRGQNADGGTKK
- a CDS encoding DUF6672 family protein codes for the protein MKMKRVLVNLAIIFVFAALGWYCYDHGKAYDFIVENVACQDEGQTVGAMEAVQISIDSGEGKILYADDRDQAVAIGSGTHRARIDVLDMNDKPIEGQSRVFAFKLSALGKKPVLNVPFAYRHGSPAAK
- the rpsD gene encoding 30S ribosomal protein S4; the protein is MSKNVNRKVTPKGKIVRRLGANVFGNPKYDKLLGKKATPPGGAPRRRAKQSIYGLQLQEKQKIRLAYGVSEKQLRAVYVAAKKMDGVTGSNMLILLESRFDNVVYRLGYCVTRPQARQLVRHGHFLVNGRKVDMPGVRLNPGDVVTVRENSAEMVVLKQNLEAAAAVSKPAWLTLEGGKGTIVRLPERADIPNIADEQVVVEFYSK
- the gpmA gene encoding 2,3-diphosphoglycerate-dependent phosphoglycerate mutase; the encoded protein is MTYKIILLRHGESQWNRENRFTGWTDVPLSEKGIEEARSAGQLMREEGFVFDKAYTSCLKRAIKTLWLALEELDQMWIPVVKDWRLNERHYGALQGYNKAEMAEKAGEAQVKLWRRSYDVPPPPLTRDDPRYPGNDPRYVNLSPAELPTTECLKDTVARVLPYWNEVICPEIAAGRRLIVAAHGNSLRALVKYLDGIGDEEIVGLNIPTGIPLLYELDENLRPVSHRYLGDPEAAKAAAEAVANQARRK
- a CDS encoding lysophospholipid acyltransferase family protein; translated protein: MQNFYWYVICALKAIFCRLPHKTAVRLGDLLGRVMWLVCKSRVDKAEVRCVRALGVGVTPARRIVLASYRNIGRAVAETLRLPKIAATVERYVALQGEENLRQALARGRGVILLLGHLDNWEIANICVSKKYPLNVVAANQRDQRITDLLMKLRSLAGSRNVQKGQGLKGAIRCLRNGEVLCVLHDQDAKERGLVVPFLGLPASTPTGVAKLAAKFGAAVVPTHIVREPDGFTHRVIFETALAELSGAVFGENEESCLKMCNDRISSWIRERPGQWLLWLYPRWASTVPGDR
- a CDS encoding RuvC family protein translates to MYLGIDPGRQKFGWALGDAEGTLVASGIVPAERLEDFVLKAARFCKGCEEWLLEGKLPEGGKIAKVFCGDGTGHARFVRELARHFEVALVEELNTTLEARSLYWDMHPPRGLKRLVPLSLLMPPRCLDDLAAFCILRRALAADAD
- a CDS encoding chloride channel protein yields the protein MKKDNRGIRVFLEEFVLCYAVIKWTALAVLSGLVVGGAVSLFVELLEFSIGVAGKLTGIWHYAILPLGLTASTLMVHYLAPDASGHGTEKVVEAVHERAGQIDVKVVPVKMITTIVTVAAGGSAGKEGPATQIAAGLTSTLARLLKFNDLDKKKLVVCGVSAGFAAVFGTPVAGAVFALEVLYIGQIFYDVLFASFLSGVVAWRTALLLGLKYSFFPVAEHLPLFSPQNFLWTLAAGVFFGLVSLCFIEIMNFSEKWFHDLKTPLTVKALIGSALILILTWCVGDSYFGLSEAGMVSVLHGGRVSPWAWLWKILMTVLTLSCGGSGGVVTPIFFIGASAGAAFASFFGLNTIAYASWGLVGVLAGSANAPLASTIMAVELLGGQAAPFAAVVSVTAFMIVGHRSVYPSQLLQRSKSSLLDVPERGRRIDRNLTVPVPERSPVLGHLSLRMKRKK